In Pedobacter heparinus DSM 2366, the following are encoded in one genomic region:
- a CDS encoding glycosyltransferase family 2 protein → MSVPSVAVVILNWNGKALLQQFLPGIVQSQYPNLQLILGDNASTDGSVAFVKASYPQVKVIVNAHNYGFAEGYDKLLEQIEADYYVLLNSDVEVPANWIQPVIDAMEADAGIAAAQPKIKWQKDKTQFEYAGAAGGYLDLYGYPFCRGRLFDTVESDTGQYNNQQEVFWASGAALFIKSKCWTAAGGFDADFFAHMEEIDLCWRLKNLGYKVIYCPDAEVYHLGGGTLNSNSPYKTYLNFRNNLVIMQKNLPLNDAYFRIFIRMSLDFIAWLHFLLQGKTQFAWAINKAHYHFLLNLSKNGAKRTNRQISFQQHTGLYPYSIIWAYFIKKIRFFTQL, encoded by the coding sequence ATGTCAGTACCAAGTGTAGCAGTAGTCATTTTAAACTGGAACGGAAAAGCCCTGCTTCAGCAGTTTTTACCAGGTATAGTTCAGTCGCAATACCCAAATCTTCAGTTAATCCTGGGCGATAATGCCTCTACCGATGGTTCCGTAGCCTTTGTAAAGGCCAGTTACCCTCAGGTAAAAGTAATCGTTAACGCCCATAATTATGGCTTTGCAGAAGGCTATGATAAACTGCTGGAACAGATTGAAGCAGATTATTATGTATTGCTCAATTCTGATGTAGAGGTACCTGCCAACTGGATCCAGCCTGTTATTGATGCTATGGAAGCCGACGCCGGCATTGCTGCTGCCCAGCCTAAAATCAAATGGCAAAAGGATAAAACACAATTTGAATATGCCGGCGCGGCTGGCGGCTACCTGGACCTGTATGGTTATCCTTTTTGCAGGGGGCGGTTATTTGATACGGTAGAAAGCGACACCGGCCAGTATAACAATCAGCAGGAGGTTTTCTGGGCCAGTGGTGCAGCCTTATTCATTAAAAGCAAATGCTGGACAGCAGCCGGAGGGTTTGATGCTGATTTTTTTGCACACATGGAAGAAATAGACCTTTGCTGGCGCTTAAAAAACCTGGGTTACAAAGTGATCTACTGCCCCGATGCCGAAGTTTATCACCTGGGCGGTGGTACCTTAAATTCAAATAGCCCTTATAAAACCTATCTGAACTTTAGAAATAACCTGGTTATCATGCAAAAAAACCTGCCCTTAAACGATGCATACTTCAGGATTTTCATCCGGATGTCTCTCGATTTTATAGCCTGGCTGCATTTTCTGCTGCAAGGCAAAACACAGTTTGCCTGGGCAATAAATAAAGCACATTACCATTTTCTGCTCAACCTCTCAAAAAATGGTGCCAAAAGGACAAACAGGCAAATCAGCTTTCAACAACATACCGGCCTATACCCCTATAGTATTATATGGGCTTATTTTATCAAAAAAATAAGGTTTTTTACGCAGTTGTAA
- the prmC gene encoding peptide chain release factor N(5)-glutamine methyltransferase: protein MRLQDLSAHFNAALSGAYGEEEADAIFLMAIGHVLQYKRTDYILRKTEELDSKELFILQNILTELQSGKPLQYVLGETVFYGLPFKLGPSVLIPRPETEELVAWVLESTALEAVTGAALRLIDIGTGSGCIAISLKKNFPEAEVSALDVSEAAIDIAGSNALLNEVDIKFIQADIREFTTKQKFDVVVSNPPYITLKEKEQMQDHVLNHEPHLALFVSNEAPLVFYEAIADFAWTTLSGRGLLFFEINEHLGKETVELLEAKSFTDIILKKDMQGKDRMIRCRRAAVV, encoded by the coding sequence ATGAGATTACAGGACCTATCGGCACATTTTAATGCCGCTTTAAGCGGGGCTTACGGAGAAGAGGAGGCAGATGCTATTTTTTTAATGGCCATTGGGCATGTACTTCAATATAAAAGAACCGATTATATACTCAGAAAAACAGAAGAACTGGACAGTAAGGAACTGTTTATACTGCAAAATATACTGACTGAGCTGCAAAGCGGCAAGCCTTTACAATATGTGCTGGGGGAAACGGTTTTTTATGGCCTTCCCTTTAAACTGGGGCCATCGGTACTGATACCCAGGCCGGAGACAGAAGAACTGGTAGCATGGGTGCTGGAAAGTACCGCACTGGAGGCCGTTACGGGCGCTGCTTTACGCCTGATAGACATTGGGACCGGGAGTGGCTGTATTGCCATTTCTTTAAAAAAGAACTTTCCGGAAGCTGAAGTTTCTGCCCTTGATGTATCTGAAGCAGCAATTGACATTGCAGGCAGTAATGCTCTTTTAAATGAGGTAGATATAAAATTCATACAGGCCGATATCCGTGAATTTACGACAAAACAAAAGTTTGATGTGGTGGTCAGCAATCCGCCATACATTACCTTAAAGGAGAAGGAGCAGATGCAGGACCACGTACTGAACCATGAACCGCACCTGGCTTTGTTCGTATCCAATGAAGCACCACTTGTATTTTATGAGGCTATAGCAGATTTTGCCTGGACAACACTGAGCGGCAGGGGCCTTTTATTTTTTGAAATAAACGAACATCTGGGTAAGGAAACAGTTGAGCTATTGGAAGCTAAATCATTTACAGACATCATATTAAAAAAAGACATGCAGGGAAAAGACCGGATGATCAGGTGCCGGCGGGCAGCGGTGGTATAG
- a CDS encoding transporter, with amino-acid sequence MIFLFFSICCSVTVAVLLKLARRYKIKIVQAVTWNYLFAIVLSLIFYKPSFNELISAPINSVYIALGILLPVVFWFLAGSIRGIGIVKTDIAQRLSLFIPILASYFIFKEQFNTMKIAGLAVGFVAIFFTLYKKTAQKNQGLNWLYPILVFLGFGVIDILFKKIAQITVIPYTSSLIVVFILAFILSLASIFYLSVVKKQKLEFINFVCGCILGFFNFFNILFYLKAHRAMADNPSIVFAAMNMGVIIAGSLVGIFIFKEKLNKLNYWGLFLALMAIVLITNLIGNAWHALMLLVK; translated from the coding sequence ATGATATTCTTATTCTTCAGTATTTGCTGTAGCGTTACAGTCGCCGTCCTGCTCAAACTTGCCAGAAGGTACAAAATTAAAATTGTACAGGCCGTTACCTGGAATTACCTGTTTGCCATTGTGCTTAGTCTTATCTTTTACAAACCCAGCTTCAACGAGCTGATATCGGCGCCTATAAACTCGGTTTACATTGCCCTGGGTATTTTGCTGCCTGTCGTATTCTGGTTCCTGGCGGGCTCCATAAGGGGCATCGGAATCGTAAAGACCGACATTGCCCAGCGATTGTCCCTTTTCATTCCCATCCTGGCCTCCTATTTTATCTTTAAAGAGCAGTTCAATACCATGAAAATAGCGGGACTTGCGGTTGGTTTTGTGGCCATATTTTTTACACTCTATAAAAAAACTGCACAAAAGAACCAGGGTTTAAACTGGTTATATCCTATTCTGGTATTTCTGGGTTTTGGTGTGATCGATATCCTCTTTAAAAAGATCGCCCAAATCACGGTCATCCCTTACACCAGCTCCCTCATTGTCGTATTTATCCTGGCATTTATCCTGTCGCTGGCCTCCATCTTTTACCTTTCGGTGGTTAAAAAGCAAAAACTGGAATTCATTAACTTTGTATGTGGCTGTATCCTGGGCTTTTTCAATTTCTTTAATATCCTTTTTTACCTTAAGGCCCATCGGGCAATGGCCGATAACCCATCCATTGTGTTTGCCGCCATGAATATGGGGGTCATCATTGCAGGTAGTCTGGTGGGTATCTTTATTTTTAAAGAGAAACTGAATAAGCTGAATTACTGGGGACTGTTTCTGGCACTGATGGCCATTGTACTCATTACCAATCTGATCGGCAATGCCTGGCATGCCCTAATGCTGCTGGTCAAATAG
- a CDS encoding nucleoside phosphorylase, which produces MAQEISAADLIINPDGSIYHLNLLPGDIAETIITVGDPDRVSEISRYFDSIELKKGKREFITHTGYLGKKRLTVVSTGIGTDNIDIVFNELDALVNIDFQSRKVKEKLSSLKLIRIGTSGAIQADIPMGTILASSFGIGMDALMNYYIHELSGDEHSLLDGIKTHFSHYKGINPYITAADKELLNTIGGQMQQGITLTAPGFYAPQGRQVRAKNAVPDLISQLQSFRHNQYRITNLEMETAGIYALARVLGHKALSVNAILASRVNFQFSPDPQKVVNKAIKMVLDQL; this is translated from the coding sequence ATGGCACAAGAAATATCAGCAGCAGATTTGATCATCAACCCCGATGGCAGCATTTATCACCTGAACCTCCTGCCCGGCGATATTGCGGAAACCATCATAACCGTGGGTGATCCCGACCGTGTATCAGAAATTTCCAGGTACTTTGACAGTATAGAACTCAAAAAAGGTAAACGGGAATTCATTACCCATACCGGTTATCTGGGCAAAAAACGCCTTACTGTAGTGTCTACCGGCATAGGGACAGATAACATCGACATCGTATTCAATGAGCTGGATGCCCTGGTGAACATTGATTTCCAGAGCCGGAAGGTTAAAGAAAAGCTGAGTTCACTCAAACTCATCCGCATCGGTACATCCGGGGCCATACAAGCCGATATCCCGATGGGTACCATACTGGCTTCATCCTTTGGTATCGGAATGGATGCCCTGATGAATTATTATATCCATGAGCTGTCAGGCGATGAGCACAGTCTGCTCGACGGTATAAAAACACATTTTTCCCATTACAAAGGCATCAACCCTTATATCACGGCAGCCGATAAGGAGCTGTTGAATACGATTGGCGGTCAGATGCAACAGGGAATAACCCTTACTGCCCCAGGCTTTTATGCCCCTCAGGGGCGACAGGTAAGGGCAAAAAATGCGGTTCCCGACCTCATCAGTCAACTCCAAAGCTTCCGGCATAACCAATACCGCATTACCAATCTTGAAATGGAGACCGCAGGTATCTATGCCCTGGCCAGGGTATTGGGACATAAAGCCCTGTCGGTAAATGCCATACTGGCCAGCAGGGTAAATTTTCAGTTTAGTCCAGATCCCCAAAAAGTGGTTAATAAAGCCATAAAAATGGTGCTCGACCAGCTTTAA
- the aroQ gene encoding type II 3-dehydroquinate dehydratase, whose amino-acid sequence MKIQIINGPNLNLLGRREPGIYGNQGFEEYLAELRNIYSIIEIDYFQSNVEGELINKLHEVGFSYDGIVINGGAYTHTSVAIADAIAAIKTPVVEVHISNIYAREEFRHVSLTGKNCKGVLTGFGMDGYRLAIESLLKP is encoded by the coding sequence ATGAAGATACAAATTATTAATGGCCCAAACTTAAACCTTTTAGGGCGTAGGGAACCTGGTATTTATGGGAACCAGGGTTTTGAAGAATACCTGGCTGAACTGCGCAATATATACAGCATTATTGAAATAGACTATTTTCAGAGCAATGTAGAGGGGGAACTGATCAATAAACTGCATGAGGTGGGTTTTAGCTATGATGGTATTGTGATTAACGGGGGTGCTTATACCCATACTTCTGTTGCCATTGCTGATGCCATTGCAGCCATTAAAACACCTGTGGTAGAGGTACATATCTCTAACATTTATGCCAGGGAAGAATTCAGGCATGTATCGCTGACCGGCAAAAACTGTAAGGGCGTATTGACAGGCTTTGGCATGGACGGCTACAGGCTGGCTATTGAAAGCCTGCTGAAACCCTAA
- the ribD gene encoding bifunctional diaminohydroxyphosphoribosylaminopyrimidine deaminase/5-amino-6-(5-phosphoribosylamino)uracil reductase RibD, whose product MTNELYMQRCLELAAMGMGNVSPNPMVGCVIVSDGKIIGEGYHARFGEAHAEVNAINSVVHNYGNTAETLLAAATAYVSLEPCAHFGKTPPCADLLIKHRIKKVVIGNTDPFDGVNGKGIEKLKNAGIEVVSGVLEAECSQLNRRFFTRIGQQHPYIILKWATSANGYFAPENTTQQWISGPEAKKLVHKWRTEEDAVLVGRLTAMADNPRLTVREWYGRNPVRIVVDRHLQVPSSHHIYNKEAKTIIFNEQKTDVQENIHFIQMEDMQHYLPQKIAFQLYLMDIASVIIEGGAQVLNQFIQARLWDEARVFRSAVSWPAGIPSPELNLQSCAITDQFPIGKDQLTIYKNNPS is encoded by the coding sequence ATGACTAACGAATTATATATGCAGCGTTGCCTTGAGCTGGCCGCTATGGGGATGGGAAATGTAAGCCCTAACCCTATGGTAGGCTGCGTGATCGTAAGCGACGGAAAAATCATTGGAGAGGGTTACCATGCCCGCTTTGGCGAGGCACATGCCGAAGTCAATGCCATAAATTCAGTTGTACACAATTATGGAAATACGGCAGAAACCTTACTGGCAGCTGCTACAGCTTATGTTAGTCTGGAACCCTGCGCACATTTCGGTAAAACCCCACCCTGTGCCGATCTGCTCATCAAACACCGCATTAAAAAAGTAGTGATAGGCAATACCGATCCATTCGACGGGGTAAACGGCAAGGGCATCGAAAAGCTTAAAAATGCAGGTATTGAAGTCGTATCCGGTGTGCTTGAAGCCGAATGCAGCCAGCTTAACCGTCGTTTTTTTACCCGCATCGGGCAGCAGCACCCCTACATCATTTTAAAATGGGCAACATCCGCAAATGGTTATTTCGCACCTGAAAACACCACACAGCAATGGATCAGCGGGCCAGAAGCTAAAAAGCTGGTCCACAAATGGCGGACAGAGGAAGATGCTGTCCTGGTTGGACGGCTTACGGCCATGGCCGATAACCCAAGGCTGACCGTCCGCGAATGGTACGGCAGAAACCCGGTAAGAATAGTGGTCGACAGGCACCTGCAGGTTCCTTCAAGCCACCATATTTACAATAAAGAGGCAAAAACAATCATTTTCAATGAACAAAAAACTGATGTACAGGAAAACATCCATTTCATACAAATGGAAGATATGCAACATTACCTGCCGCAAAAAATAGCCTTTCAGCTGTACCTGATGGACATCGCCTCCGTAATTATAGAAGGTGGCGCCCAGGTACTCAACCAGTTTATCCAGGCCCGCTTATGGGATGAAGCAAGGGTCTTCAGGTCGGCAGTATCATGGCCGGCAGGTATCCCTTCCCCGGAATTAAATTTGCAGTCCTGTGCCATCACAGATCAGTTCCCCATCGGAAAAGATCAGTTAACGATCTATAAAAACAATCCTTCATGA
- a CDS encoding lysophospholipid acyltransferase family protein, producing the protein MNFLSLLPLSLLYIFADLAYYVVYYIIPYRKNVVRENLRNAFPEKPAAELLAIEKEFYRHLMELVVEVVKMRSISKAEIKRRVKFSNLDQIGSVFQSGQSVLACTGHYGNWELGMMALGIALPGSGYVIYKPLNNKVYDKWFYNIRTRFGNSFVVMRQTLRALASTRNEQTMFCFAGDQTPVKDEAHYWINFLNQPTAVLLGIEKIALQTNRPIFYFKTKRIKRGYYEIDCVPLCLNPQATKGHELTDMQFSLLEKIIKEEPAYWLWSHRRWKHKPDNAG; encoded by the coding sequence ATTCCTTACCGCAAAAATGTGGTGCGTGAAAACCTCCGTAATGCTTTTCCAGAAAAACCGGCAGCAGAACTGCTGGCCATAGAAAAGGAGTTTTACCGTCACCTGATGGAGCTTGTTGTAGAAGTGGTTAAAATGAGGTCTATTTCGAAGGCTGAAATTAAAAGACGGGTCAAGTTCAGCAACCTCGACCAGATCGGATCCGTTTTTCAATCCGGGCAAAGTGTGCTGGCCTGCACCGGCCATTATGGCAATTGGGAACTCGGAATGATGGCATTGGGTATCGCACTGCCGGGTTCCGGATACGTGATCTATAAACCGCTCAACAATAAAGTATACGACAAGTGGTTTTATAACATCCGTACCCGATTTGGCAATTCATTTGTGGTCATGCGGCAAACATTAAGGGCATTGGCCAGTACCAGGAATGAACAGACCATGTTCTGTTTTGCGGGCGACCAAACCCCTGTAAAAGACGAAGCACATTACTGGATCAACTTCCTGAACCAGCCGACAGCAGTTCTTTTGGGGATCGAAAAAATAGCCCTGCAAACCAACAGACCCATATTTTATTTTAAAACAAAGCGGATAAAAAGAGGATATTATGAGATCGATTGTGTCCCGCTTTGCCTCAATCCCCAGGCAACCAAAGGACATGAGCTTACCGATATGCAATTCAGCCTTTTAGAAAAGATCATTAAAGAAGAACCCGCCTACTGGCTTTGGAGCCACAGGCGATGGAAACATAAACCAGATAACGCAGGATAA
- a CDS encoding IMPACT family protein, which yields MLFDDTYKTIAAPSEGVFRDRGSKFIGYAWPIRSEEEIKPLLAGLRAEHAKARHFCWALRLSPDRSIFRIQDDGEPSGTAGRAILNTLLSADITNVFIVVVRYFGGTLLGVPGLINAYKTAAQEAIQAANIVEKTVNDIYEVSFSYLQMNDIMKLVKEEKLNVLSQNFDNSCSIQLEIRKSGLNAILAKIEQIEGVKIKYLFTA from the coding sequence ATGTTATTTGACGATACCTATAAAACCATTGCAGCTCCTTCTGAAGGGGTGTTTCGCGACCGTGGCAGCAAATTTATCGGCTATGCCTGGCCCATCCGCTCAGAAGAGGAAATAAAGCCCCTGCTGGCCGGCCTGCGTGCCGAACATGCCAAAGCCAGACATTTCTGCTGGGCGCTGCGCTTAAGTCCGGATCGCAGCATATTTCGCATTCAGGACGATGGCGAACCTTCAGGCACGGCGGGCAGGGCCATCCTGAATACCCTGCTCTCTGCCGATATCACCAATGTGTTCATCGTGGTGGTCAGGTATTTTGGCGGTACCCTGCTCGGGGTACCCGGACTGATCAATGCCTATAAAACGGCCGCTCAGGAAGCCATACAGGCCGCAAACATTGTCGAGAAAACAGTAAATGACATTTACGAGGTCAGTTTCAGTTACCTGCAAATGAACGACATCATGAAACTGGTGAAAGAAGAAAAATTGAATGTCCTTTCCCAGAACTTCGACAATTCCTGCAGCATTCAGCTTGAAATCAGAAAGTCAGGCCTCAATGCCATACTTGCTAAGATAGAGCAGATTGAAGGCGTTAAAATAAAATACCTCTTTACTGCATAA
- the xerD gene encoding site-specific tyrosine recombinase XerD: MISNPYLSSFKNYLKLERSLSGNSIEAYLGDLNKLSQYFESVDQTPQVKEITGDDLKHFVSWINELGMLPSTQARVVSGLKAFFSFLMLEEIITTDPSALLESPRQVKHLPDTLSIQEINGMIGAIDASKPEGMRNKAILETLYGCGLRVSELSNLKISDVFEENEFIRIFGKGNKERLVPIGQTALKYINIYLRESRVHVPIKKGHEDYIFLNRSGTRLSRISVFSIIKALALKSGIKKSISPHTFRHSFATHLIEGGADLRAVQEMLGHSSITTTEIYTHLDRDYLRGIITEFHPRS; this comes from the coding sequence GTGATCAGTAATCCCTATCTCAGTTCCTTTAAAAACTACCTTAAACTGGAGCGTTCGCTCTCCGGTAATTCTATTGAGGCCTATCTGGGCGACCTGAATAAACTGTCCCAGTATTTTGAATCTGTTGACCAAACACCTCAGGTAAAGGAGATTACTGGTGATGACCTGAAGCACTTTGTCAGTTGGATAAATGAGCTGGGTATGCTGCCCAGTACGCAGGCGCGTGTGGTGTCCGGCTTAAAAGCTTTCTTTAGTTTTTTAATGCTCGAAGAAATCATTACCACCGATCCTTCTGCCCTGCTCGAAAGCCCAAGGCAGGTCAAACACCTGCCTGATACACTGTCCATTCAGGAAATCAACGGAATGATCGGGGCTATCGATGCCTCAAAGCCAGAGGGCATGCGCAACAAGGCCATTTTAGAAACCCTGTACGGATGCGGATTAAGGGTTTCAGAGCTCAGCAACCTCAAAATCTCCGATGTATTTGAGGAAAATGAATTTATCCGCATCTTCGGAAAGGGAAATAAAGAGCGCCTGGTACCCATCGGTCAGACGGCCTTAAAATACATCAACATATACCTCAGGGAAAGCAGGGTGCATGTCCCCATTAAAAAAGGACATGAAGATTATATTTTCCTTAACCGTAGCGGAACCCGTTTGTCCCGCATCTCTGTTTTCAGTATCATTAAAGCCCTCGCCCTTAAATCAGGCATAAAAAAGAGCATCAGTCCCCATACCTTTCGCCACTCCTTTGCCACACATTTAATAGAAGGCGGGGCCGATTTAAGGGCTGTTCAGGAAATGCTTGGCCATTCCAGCATCACCACTACAGAAATCTATACCCATCTCGACAGGGATTATTTAAGGGGTATAATTACTGAATTTCATCCAAGAAGTTAA